From Caldicellulosiruptor hydrothermalis 108, a single genomic window includes:
- a CDS encoding phenylacetate--CoA ligase family protein, translating to MDFIGLLIRNVFFSLMEIFKGNTIRKKLRILSQNSRVSQEKIEDVQREELKKLLLYCIEHVPAYKKYDYLKKEIEACPERALKEFPILEKKEFSENRDFYLSEKADLSKCILNRTGGSTGEPVKFYMDRETVEWYEAARYLGLSWWGINIGDRCLMLWASRSDIGSVKDLKSKIKERILKNRLIISSWDINEKTINEIAKRIKKFKPLYIYAYPSAAYKLAYLLKEKGIDLNLKLKGVVTTAENLYEYQRDLIQEVFKCPVINEYGARDGGIIAYQCPKSKLHLMTLTGFYEFVDIEGLEKEKRKSILVTDLHNYVMPRLRYRLGDVVTLDDEGCDCGIGFPTIKEIDGRIDEMFVTKDGQVYDSHFFNILAREMEGVLQYQLIQHDLENMTLRIVKGKGFDESEVGRFVESIKSKFGDISIKIDYVNEIECGPSGKVRYIVREYKIPAKRALFSFLKIAVSVLTIFTFDL from the coding sequence ATGGATTTTATTGGATTGCTTATAAGAAACGTATTTTTTTCTTTAATGGAAATTTTTAAAGGAAACACAATAAGAAAGAAACTAAGGATTTTGTCACAAAATAGTAGAGTTTCTCAAGAAAAAATTGAGGATGTTCAAAGGGAAGAGCTCAAAAAGCTGTTGTTGTATTGTATTGAACATGTCCCAGCATATAAAAAGTACGACTATCTCAAAAAAGAAATAGAAGCTTGTCCAGAAAGGGCTTTAAAAGAATTTCCCATCTTGGAGAAAAAAGAGTTTTCAGAAAACAGAGATTTTTACTTGTCAGAAAAAGCAGATCTCTCAAAGTGCATCTTAAATAGAACAGGCGGGTCTACAGGAGAACCTGTAAAGTTTTACATGGATAGAGAAACAGTTGAGTGGTATGAAGCAGCAAGGTATTTGGGACTTTCTTGGTGGGGGATAAACATTGGTGATAGGTGTCTGATGCTTTGGGCTTCAAGAAGTGACATTGGTAGTGTTAAGGATTTAAAAAGTAAGATTAAAGAACGAATTCTGAAAAATAGACTTATTATTTCTTCATGGGATATAAACGAAAAGACTATCAATGAAATTGCAAAAAGAATCAAGAAATTCAAACCTTTGTATATATACGCATATCCTTCTGCAGCATATAAGCTTGCATATCTTTTAAAAGAAAAGGGTATAGATTTGAATTTAAAACTCAAAGGGGTTGTAACTACAGCTGAAAATTTATATGAATATCAAAGAGATTTAATTCAAGAAGTTTTTAAGTGTCCTGTAATAAACGAATATGGTGCAAGGGATGGCGGAATAATAGCGTATCAGTGTCCAAAAAGTAAGCTGCATTTGATGACGTTGACAGGATTTTATGAGTTTGTGGATATCGAGGGTTTAGAGAAGGAAAAGAGAAAGTCAATTTTGGTAACAGATCTTCACAATTATGTAATGCCAAGGCTAAGATACAGACTTGGCGATGTTGTGACTCTTGACGATGAAGGCTGTGACTGCGGTATAGGGTTTCCTACTATTAAAGAAATAGATGGAAGAATCGATGAAATGTTTGTGACAAAAGATGGACAAGTTTATGATAGTCATTTTTTTAATATATTAGCAAGAGAGATGGAAGGAGTCTTGCAGTATCAGCTTATTCAGCATGATTTGGAAAATATGACGCTGAGGATTGTAAAAGGTAAAGGATTTGATGAAAGTGAGGTTGGCAGGTTTGTAGAAAGTATTAAGAGCAAGTTTGGAGATATTTCTATAAAGATTGATTATGTGAATGAAATTGAATGTGGTCCTTCTGGAAAAGTCAGATACATAGTGAGAGAGTACAAGATTCCAGCGAAGAGGGCTTTATTTTCATTTTTGAAGATAGCAGTTTCTGTACTTACAATATTCACTTTTGATTTGTAA
- a CDS encoding FMN-binding glutamate synthase family protein, whose product MNLRRPNANEATGTFNRSKDVVPMSGICTRCVDGCQGNCEIFLASFRGREVLYPGPFGEVTAGADKNYPVDYSHLNIQGYAVGAKGLPEGVEPNPNTAIFPNVDTTTEYGWEKKVKMKVPIFTGALGSTEIARKNWEHFAVGAAISGITLVCGENVCGVDPELELTSDGKVKKSPEMDRRINTYKRFYEGWGEILVQMNVEDTRLGVAEYVIEKHGLDTIELKWGQGAKCIGGEIKVKSLERALELKKRGYVVLPDPTQKDVQEAFKRGAIREFERHSRLGFVEKESFLKEIERLRSLGFKRITLKTGAYSAVELAMALRFGAEAKLDLITIDGAPGGTGMSPWPMMNEWGIPTFYLEALAYQFAEKLTKRGFRVPDLAIAGGFSTEDGVFKAIAMGAPYVKAVCMGRALMIPGMVGKNIEKWLKEGNLPKTVSKYGTTPEEIFITYEELREKYGDEIKNIPLGAIGIYTFVQKFKTGLQQLMAGSRNFRISTISRKDLIALTEDAAKISGIPYVMDAYREEAERILEE is encoded by the coding sequence ATGAATCTAAGAAGGCCAAATGCAAATGAAGCAACAGGAACGTTTAACCGCTCAAAAGATGTTGTGCCAATGTCAGGGATTTGTACAAGATGTGTGGATGGGTGTCAAGGGAATTGTGAAATCTTTTTGGCGTCTTTTAGAGGAAGAGAGGTTTTGTATCCAGGACCGTTTGGTGAGGTAACTGCAGGTGCTGACAAGAATTATCCAGTTGATTATTCACATCTAAACATTCAGGGTTATGCTGTTGGAGCAAAAGGACTTCCTGAAGGTGTTGAGCCAAATCCAAATACAGCTATATTCCCAAATGTTGACACAACAACCGAGTATGGTTGGGAAAAGAAGGTTAAAATGAAGGTTCCTATATTCACTGGTGCCCTTGGTTCAACAGAGATCGCACGCAAAAACTGGGAACATTTTGCTGTTGGTGCTGCTATTTCAGGAATTACACTTGTTTGTGGGGAGAATGTGTGTGGAGTCGACCCAGAACTTGAGCTTACTTCAGATGGCAAGGTCAAAAAGTCTCCTGAGATGGACAGGAGAATAAATACATATAAGAGATTCTATGAAGGCTGGGGCGAGATTTTGGTCCAGATGAATGTTGAGGATACTCGCCTTGGGGTTGCAGAGTATGTCATTGAAAAACACGGGCTTGACACAATTGAGCTCAAATGGGGTCAGGGTGCAAAGTGTATAGGCGGTGAGATAAAGGTAAAGAGCTTAGAAAGGGCTTTAGAACTCAAAAAGAGAGGATATGTTGTTTTACCAGACCCAACACAAAAAGACGTTCAGGAAGCGTTCAAGAGAGGTGCTATCAGAGAGTTTGAAAGACATTCCAGACTTGGATTTGTTGAAAAGGAAAGCTTTTTAAAAGAGATCGAAAGACTCAGAAGTCTTGGATTTAAGAGAATAACACTCAAAACTGGAGCATATTCAGCTGTTGAGCTTGCAATGGCACTAAGGTTTGGCGCTGAGGCAAAACTTGATTTGATAACAATTGATGGTGCACCGGGTGGCACAGGCATGAGTCCGTGGCCAATGATGAACGAGTGGGGAATTCCAACATTCTACTTGGAAGCTCTGGCATATCAGTTTGCTGAAAAACTTACAAAGAGAGGCTTTAGGGTTCCTGACCTTGCAATTGCAGGTGGTTTTTCAACTGAGGATGGTGTGTTCAAAGCAATTGCAATGGGTGCACCATATGTAAAAGCTGTTTGTATGGGAAGAGCCTTGATGATACCAGGCATGGTGGGCAAGAATATTGAAAAGTGGTTAAAAGAAGGCAATCTTCCAAAGACAGTATCGAAGTATGGTACAACACCCGAAGAGATCTTTATAACATATGAAGAGCTTCGTGAAAAGTATGGTGATGAGATAAAGAACATTCCTCTTGGCGCAATTGGTATCTATACATTTGTTCAAAAGTTCAAAACAGGTTTGCAGCAGCTCATGGCAGGGTCAAGAAACTTCAGAATTTCTACAATTTCAAGAAAAGACCTCATCGCTCTCACCGAAGATGCGGCTAAAATATCAGGCATTCCATATGTGATGGATGCATACAGAGAAGAGGCAGAAAGAATACTTGAAGAATAA